GACAGCCGCACGGCCGCGGTCACCGCCTCATCCTGGATGATGACGTTGTGGGCCGCTTCGAACTTCGGCCGGAGCCCCCGGAGCATGACGACGGCCGCCGGCTCGCTCGGCTCGTCGACCTTCACCGGCTGGAAGCGCCGCTCGAGGGCGGCGTCCTTCTCGAAATATTTCTTGTACTCGCTCCACGTCGTGGCCGCGATCGTCCGGAGCTCGCCGCGGGCGAGCGCCGGCTTGAGCAGGTTGGCCGCGTCGCCGCCGCCTTGCTGGCCGCCCGCGCCGATGAGCGTGTGCGCCTCGTCGATGAAGAGGATGATCGGCTTCGACGACCCCTTCACCTCGGCGATCACCTGCTTCATCCGGTTCTCGAACTCGCCCTTCACGCCGGCCCCTGCCTGGAGCAGCCCCATGTCGAGCCCGAGGATGTCGACGCCCTGCAGGAGCGGCGGCACCTTCGGGTTCTCCGGCGTGCTCTCGACGATGAGCAGCGCGAGCCCCTCGACGAGCGCCGTCTTCCCGACGCCCGCGTCGCCGACGATGATCGGGTTGTTCTTGCGCCGCCGCGCGAGGATATCGATCACCTGCCGGATCTCCCGCTCGCGGCCGAAGATCGGATCGATCTGCCCCGCGCGCGCCTTCCCCGTGTAGTCGACGCAGAACTTCGCCAGCGCCGAATCGGGCCCGGCGCTCGCCATCCCGGCCGGCAGCTTCCCGGCCCCGGGCGCGCCCGCGCCCGCCGAGGCCGCCGCGGCCTCGGCCTCCTCCTTGGAGCCGGAGACGATCTTGGAGAGGTTGTTCTTGAGATCGTCTTTCGAGATGCCCTCGAGGTACGCGCCGATGCTGCTCACCGAGTACCGGGTCGGCTGCTGGACGAGGCGCTGGAAGAGCACGCCGCTCCGGACCCGGTGGTAGCCGTACTCCATGGATCCGACGAGATAGGCGTCCTGCATCCACTCGAGCATCGTCGGCGAGAGCACGGGCCTCCCGGCGTTGCCTTTCCTCAGCTCTTCCAGGCTGCGCTGGAGCGCGGCGCGGAGGTGCGACGGGTCGAGATCATAGTGGGATACGAGAAACGCGATGTCGGAGTTCGCGTCGTCGAGCAGCGCGAGGAGCAGGTGCTCGAGCGTGACCTCGTAGTGGCGCGCGTTGACACACTGGCCAATCGCCGCCTCGAGGGCAGAGGTGCAGTTCTTTGTGAGTCGCTTGACGATGGCTTTGGTGTCGACGAGCTGCATGCGCGGCATGCTAACCGAGGCGCGCCCTCGTCCGAAAGCGCCTCGTCAGCCTCGCCCCTTGCGCTTCTTCTCCGCGGCCTCCGGGGCGCGGCCCTCGGCCCCGCTCGCGTCTCCGCGCTCCCGCGCGGGCGCCTTGGCCCCCCCGCGGGTCGCGTCGCCGCGCGGCGCCGCGTCGCGGGCGCCGTCGTCCTTCTCCTGCGCGGCGAGCGATTCGCCGGCCGCGACGCGGTCCACCATGTCGGGCCGTATCCGCAGCTTGAGCAGGGCGCCGACGCGGAGCTTTTGGTCCGGCTCAATACGGTTATCGCGCGCGACGTCCTCGACGTCTATGACGAACTGCCGCGCCACGCCGATCAGCGTATCGCCGGGCGCGACGCGGTAGAGCATCACCTCGCGCGCGGACCGCGACTGCGCGCGCGCGGCGCGCGTCCGCGGCGGGGCGCTGGCCGCGTCGTCGTCGGACGAGCCCTCCGGGCCGTCGTCGAGCGACGACATCGCCACGGGATCGCGCATCGAGCGTCGCTTGCCGAGCGCAGGCCGGCCGTCGTCGTCCACGTCCGTCTCCGCCGTCTCGGCCGCCCGCTTCCGCGCGGGCTTCGGGAGGAGCGAGAGCAGGCTCTCGTCGTCCCGGCTCCCCCTCCGCGGCGCGAAGTCGCGCCCGCCGAGCAGGTCGACCGGATCGAGGATCGACGCGTCGTCCGTGGAGAGCACGTCCGTGGAGAGCATCGCGGGCAGGGCGGCCTGCGCTCGCGCCAGCGTGTCCGACGGGAGCATCACGAGGAAGTCCCCCCGTCCGGGCGGCACGCGGTCCCCCAGGATGTCGGGGTTCAGCTTCCGCAGCGTCGAGGTCCCGACGCCGGCGGCCTTCGCCAGCGTCTTGAGCGGCGTCCCCGGGGACACCGCGATCTCGGCGGCGTCGATCGGCCGGCTCACCGCGACCTCATCGAACCCGAACCGCTCCAGGTTGTTCGCGACGATCGCCGCCGCCCCGATCTTCGGCACGTACGCGGCCGTCTCCGAGGGGATCGCCTCCTGGCGCGCCAGCTCGTTGAAGTCGGACGTCCCGTAGCGATCGATGCGGTCGAGCAGCTGCTCGTAGCCCATGTTGTAGGCCGCGAGCGCGAGATCCCAGCTGCCGAAGCGCAGGTAGAGATCGCGCAGGTGGTGAGCCGCCGCCTGCGTGGCGAGGCGCGGGTTCTTCCGCTGGTCGAGGTGCCGCGTCTGCTGGAGCCCGTAGACCGCGCCGGTGGCGGGCATGAACTGCCAGAGCCCGACGGCGCCGACCGGCGATTTCGCCCGCGGGTCGAAGCCGCTCTCGATCATGGCCACCCAGAGGAGATCCTCCGGAAGCCGTCGTTCCCTGAGCTCGCCCTGGATCATCTCCTGGTACCGCCCGCTCCGCTTCAGCCACGTCTCGAACATCTGCCGCCCGCGGTCGGTGCGCGTGAAGAAGCGGACGTACTTGAGGGTGCGGCGCGACACGGCGAGCCGGAGGTCCGGCAGCTGCAGCTTCGAGAGCGCCTCGGCGCCGGCCGCGTCGAGATCGTCCACGTCGTCGGCGTAGCTGCCTTCCGCCGAGAACGCGCGCGGCGGCCGCGAGAAGCTCGGCCGGTCGACCTCGCACGCGGCGCCCTCCCGCGCGTCGCGCCCCGCGGCCTCGCGCAGCCGCCACAGCTCCCGCGACTCGCCCCCCGGCGGCGCTGCCGGGCCGTCGAGCCCGCGCGCAGGCGCCGCGGTCGGCGGCGGCGCCGCGGCGAGCGCCCCGACCGGCGCCGTCGCCCGCGGTGCCCCGAGCTGGTAGGTCGACACCGCCGACTGGACCGACGTGATCGCCGACTGGGGCGCCGCCATCCCGACCCCGTAGCCAAACGCCAGGGCCGAGACCAGGGGAGGGATCTTGTGGACGAGGCTCATTTGCGTGTGGTTCAACGTCGCACCATGTAGGCAAACCGGTCAACAAACCGGCCGGCCCGGGTGGGCGGGGGCTGGGCGGGCCGGCCTCGGCGCCCTCTGGGCGGGCCGGCCTCGGCGTGGCCTCTGGGTGGGCCGCACGCGGACTGGCGGGCCGCATGGTGCGGATGGACGTCAGGCACTCCCGTCCGGCGGAGCGGGTCTGCTAGTCTGCACCCATGCCGGCGGCGCTCTCGGCCCGCGTGTCCGACACCCAGGCCAACCAAAGCTTCGACGCTTCGTTCGAGCGCTTCCCTGTCCGGATCGGCAGGAATCAGCTGAACGACCTTCACATCGACCGGCCCTACATCTCCCAGTTCCATGCGGCGGTGGACGTCCGCGATCGCCGGATCCTCGTGCGCGACCTCGGCTCCACCAACGGGACGATGTTCGCGGGGCACCGGCTGGCGCGCGACACCTCGGTGGACGTGAGCGGCCAGCCGGAGATCACGATCGGCCCGATCCAGATCCGGCTCGCGATCATCGAGGCGCCGCTGAAGTCCGAGAGCCCGAACGACGGCACGCTGCTCGGCACGGGCGGAGACAACCTCTCCGCGCTGATCAGCCCGCAGAAGCGCGCCGCCCCCGGCGGTGAAGACCCGTACCTGCGGCAGGTCGTCCCGTACCTGGAGGCGTACCGGACCGCGTGGGCCGCGGTCTACCGGATGATCTGGGATCACCTCGCGCGCCTCCCGCCCGACGCGCGCCAGAGCTACCTGCGCCGGCTCGGCGAGGAGCACCCGAGCGTGCTCGCGGAGCGGGATTTCCAGAAGATCTCTCAGTACTACGGCGTCGACTACCGCACGCTCGGCGAGCTGGCCCCGGCGAACGCGGCGTTCGCAGCGCTCTCCGAGCTGGCGGGCGCCCTCGCGCCCGGCACGAAGCCGCCCGACGACGTCGCGGGCATCGTCAACTTCGCGCGGCGGCTCCGCGACACGATGGAGGTCTTCCTGAAGTGCTTCGTGAGCTTGCGCGACGGCTATCAGGAGTTCGAGGCCGAGGTGCTGGCGCGCGATCGCTCCGCGGAGACGGACAAGGTCGCGAACGCGCAGGACGCGAAGGAGCTCGGCACGGTCCTGCTCACGCCGGTCGGGGGCCCGGACGCCGCGCGGCACCTCCACGAGATCTTCGTGGATGTCATGAGCCACCAGATCGCGCTCTTGAACGGCGTGATGGGGGGCGTGAGGTCGCTGCTCGTCAAGCTCTCCCCGAAGACGCTCGAGGAGAAGCTCGAGCGCGCGGGCAAGAAAGGCGGGCTGTTCTCGAACAGGTACGAGGAGCTCTGGAAGCTCTACGAGCGCCGCCACGGCGACTATTCGGGGGAGGACAAGGAGACTTTTCGGGAAATATTTGGCGAGCAGTTCTCTCGGGCGTACGCTGCGACCGCCGCAGAGGACTATGGGTCGTCCGGCGAGTCGGGAGGCCGGAGCATCGTCCGCTTCCCCGGCTCTGGGAATCCGAACAAACGCTAGCGCCCCAACACGGCGGGGCTTCGCGCGGCGAGCCGCGTCTTGGGCTCGCCGATCTTCGCCGGAGGCGCGGCCGAACGCGAGGCGCCGTTCATGCGAATCAGGGAGAAAGTCGTAGCAGCAGGATGTCTGGCCGTGGCCGCGTGCCTCCTCGCCCCGATCGAGGCGGCCGCGCAGACGACGGTCCAACGCGATAAGAACTGGGCCACGGTCTCGGACGTGAGCCTCGTGCTGGGAAGCTCCGTCGTTTTCCTGATGCCGCGTGTCTATTACAGCGATCCGGAGGCCACCGTCGGCTGGAAGGGGCGCTGGCATTTCTCGGTCATGGCGCCCGCCATGACGATGACCGCGCTGACGCTGCTCGTGGACCTGCCGATCAAGAACGCGCTCGAGTCGACGCGCCCTGGCTGCTCGATCGACGAGACGAAGGCGGCTGTGTCCGACTCGGGCTGCGAGTCGTTCGGCGGCCCGTCGACGCACGCGTTCGCCTCCTGGGGCGCGACGGGCGCGGGGACGGGCATCTTCGTGGTCGACACGTTCCGCTACTCGTCTGGCCGCTTCAACGCCGGCGGCTTCATCGGCAATGTGGCCTTCCCTCTCACCGCCTCGGTCGTCACCACCATCGCCCGGAGCGTCGCCCCCGGCGACACGCGGCCGCACGAGAACGCCGGTCAGATCGCGATCGGCGGCGTCACCGGCTTCCTGAGCGGCCTCGCCGTCGGCACCGCCTACGCGATGCTCCAGCGCCCGAACTGCGGCTACGGCAACGCGCTGTTCTGCTGGTAGCCGCCTCTCCGGCAGGCCCACTCCCCTCTCTCCGCCAGGCCTCCCTCCTCCCCTCGCTAGCAAGCCTCCCCCCGCTCGCTGGAGCGGCCAGGGGTCGTGGGGGAGCGCGGGGGGCAGGCCGAGGTTCGAGCAGATCACGCGCGCCGCGTCCGCGCCATGCGCGGGCAAGGCGCGCGTCCGGCGGGCCCCCCCGCGCTCCCTCTACGACCCCCTACAGCGGTTTCCGCCCCCCTCTGCCCCATGCCGAGCAGAGCGGCGGTCTCCCGCACAGGAGACGGGCCCAGATCGGCGTTTTCGGCGCGCAAGCGCACTCCCGTGCGCTGAGCACCGAAAACGTCGAGGTGGGCCCGTATCCGAAGCGGGCGACCGTCGCTCTAGTCCTGTCCGACGACGCGCTCCCAGAGCGGATCGTTCGACGAGAAGAGCGTATCTCGCTCCACCCGGAGGAATCGCTGGAACTCGACGCGGCGGAGCTCGCGGTCGCTGTCGCGGTTGCCGTCGTCGTGCTTCACGATCTTCACCCGCACCTGCTCGAGCAGCTGAATGCCGTTCGGCTTGTAGGAGACGTCGGTGCGCAGCACGTAGCGAGCGTAGAGCCCGCGCTCGGTGACGGAGGGCACCACCGCCGTCCGCTCCAGGTCGACGGACGCCGCCTCGATCAGCCGTCCCCTTCGCGCGAGGTAGAAGTGGGCTCGTTGTCGGCAGTCGTCGGGATCAGGGCAGCTCTTCGTCTCGGCCACGACGAGGTTGTCGTTGCCGAGGCGCACCGGGGACAGCTTGGTCCCCTTGGCGGGCGCGCGGAAGCTGCCGACCCCGTAGACGTCCGCGCGATCGCCGGCCGCTCGCACGAGCGCCACGAGGCCGCCCTCGTCGCCGTTCTCGAACTTGAGGACGCGCACCCATACGGCGCGAAGCCCCTCCGGCCCGGAGCGGATCTCGACCTCGTCGGGATCGATCTTGCGCGGCCAGCCGGACTTGGAGATGCCGCCGCGCAGGGTCTCGTTGGCGAACACGTAGTGGCCGGTACAGTCGACGTCGGTCGGTCCGATCCCGCGTTCCTCGCTGTAGCCGGGAATGACGACGCTCAGCCACTGGTCTGGGTCGAGGGTGCGGACGGCCGCCTTGCCGCCTGCCCCGCGCTTCGCAGGCGGCAGCTGGGTCGTGCACACCGGGATCGGATTCTGCTTGCGTGTCTGGAGCTCGCCGTGTGGCTGCTCTGGGTACGATCCGCAGCCCGCGAGGGCGGCGGCGAGCCCCAGGCCGACGACGGAGCCGAAGCGAACGATGCTCACGCGCTCTTCGTATCATGCAAGGCGTCGCCAAGGCGAGTTCGCGACCCAACGCCCTGGCCGGCCAACGGCTCTGGCCGGCCAACGGTTCTGGCCGGCCAGCCCGCCTCGTTCTCGGTGTCGGCGGTCGCACGCATGCCAGATCACGCTGCCGTCCCCCGCGTCGTCACGTTCCCCACACGCCCGCAACGCGATGGACACGCCCGCGTCCTCTTATGGAAGCGATGGCTTCGCGACGGAATATTGCGCGCTCTCAGGAACCAAACGCGAACCAAACCCCAACCAAAAGCGAACCGAATGCCAAGAAACCCGCGCTGCCCCGGGACACAAAAGTCTTGACGCTCCCAAGGAGGGAGTTACCTTCTGGACTCCCTGAGACGAACAGGGGTAGAGATACGATGAGAGTCTTATCTCTATGTCTCTTAACTCCTAGTCCCGACGGGGCGGACCGTCTGCCAGCGCGCAATGGGGCGTAGACTGAGCCCAGGCGGCGAGTTCTTGAAGGAAGAGGCATCTGATCATGGCGTTGCAAGCTCATCTCCAGTTGAAGGGCGTTACCCAGGGCCCCATCGATGGTTCGGTCACCCAGAAGGGTCGCGAGAAGACCATCGCTGTCATCTCGGTGCAGCATCAGGTCGTGAGCCCGCGTGATCCGGCGACCGGCATGCCCAGCGGGAAGCGCCAGCACAAGCCCTTCGTGATCACGAAGGAGCTCGACAAGTCGACCCCCCTTCTTTACAACGCCCTGGTCACCAACGAGAGCATCTCGGAGTGGAAGCTCAAGTTCTACACGCCGGGCACCGCGGCCTCGAAGAACGTCGGCAAGGAGCAGAACCACTACACGGTCACGCTCACGAACGCGACGGTCGCGAGCATCGACTTCCACATGGACAACACCCGCCTCACGGACGGCAGCAAGGACCGGCCGGAGTACGAGCGGATCTCGTTCACGTACCAGAAGATCGAGTGGTCGTACGATGACGGCGACGGCGCGCGCCAGGCGGACGACGACTGGGAGACGCCGAACCAGTAGCGTCTAGCGGTAGATGTCTCGTCGCACCGGGCGGCCTTCGGGTCGCCCGGTTGCGTTTGTCGTCCTGACGTTGGGGCATCAGAGCGGGGCGCATCTTCGTGCGCTACGGGCTCGGCCGCTAGGCAGGCGAGTGAGGCGTACGAAAGTACGCCGCAGCGAGCCGAACGAGGCGGATGAACCCGTAGCGCACGAAGATGCGCCCCGCTCCAGAGGGTTCCTCAAAATCAGGCATGGCCATCACCCGCAGCAAGCTCAGAATGTTGGCATGCCCCTCAGCGCCTACCTCAGACTCACCGGCGAAAGACAAGGGGAAATCAGGGGCTCCGTCACCCAGAAGGGGCGAGAAGGTAGCATCCTCGTCACCGAGGTATTCCACTCGCTGGTGGGGCCGCGCGACCCGGTCACCGGACGCCCGACGGGCAAGCGGATGCACAAGCCCTTCATCGTCACGAAGGACCTCGATCGGTCCACCCCGCTCCTCCTCAACGTCCTCAGCCACAACGAGAGCATCCCCCGCTGGGAGCTCCAGTTTTACAGGTCGATCGCGATCGGTATCGAGAAGCCAGTCTTCACGGTCCAGCTCACGAACGCGAACATCTCGAGCATCCAGTTCCACATGCTCAACGTGAGGAACCCGGTGCAAGCGCGCGCGCCCGAGCAGGAGGAGGTCGCGTTCACGTACCAGAAGGTCGTCTGGATCTGGAACGACGGGGGCGTCTCCGCGGAAGACGACTGGCTCACGCCGCGCTGAGCGGGCGGGCTTCCGCTCGAGGCGCGAGCTGATCTACGATCCCGCCGTGGCCGGTGCCTCCCTCCTCACCCGAATCGCGCACGCGGCCGACCCGCACTCGACGGAGCGGCACACCTACCGGGATCACGACCTCGAGTCGGCCATCCTGACGCACCTCGGGCACATGCTGAACACCCGCCAGGGGAGCTCGCTGACCTGCCCGGACTACGGCCTGATGGAGGTCTCGGAGGTGCTGCATGAGTTCCCCGAGGCGATCGGCCTGGTGCAGCGCTCGCTCAAGAACTGCATCCAGACCTACGAGCCGCGGCTGAAGAACGTGCAGGTCCGGCACCTGCGCACGGACGCGATCCAGTCGATGGTCCTCGAGTTCGAGATCACCGCGCAGATTCACTTTCCCGATGGCCGGCGGCAGGCGCTCCGGCTCGGCGCTGCAGTGGACCAGAGCGGCAATGTCCGGATGACGTAGCCCCCGCCCGGCGGCCCGGCTCACGGCGGTTGACAGCCTTCGGCCCCGGCGGTCGACTGGCGGTGGCGAGAGGATGTTCAACAAGTACTACCAGGACGAGCTCACCTACCTGCGGGATCTGGGGCGCGAGTTCGCCGCCGCCTACCCCGGGATCGCGCCCATGCTCGCGGAGAAAGGCGGGGACCCCGACGTCGAGCGCCTGCTCGAGGGCGTCGCGTTCCTGACCGGCAAGATCCGCCAGAAGCTCGACGACGAGCTCCCCGAGGTGATCCACTCGGTCGCATCGCTGCTCTTTCCGCACTACCTCCGCCAGATCCCGGCGACATCGATCATCGAGTTCACGCCGCTCCCGAACGTGGTGCGCGAGAAGCTCGTCGTCGCTCGGCACGCGGAGGTCGGATCGGTGCCGGTCGACGGCGTCTCGTGCCGGTTCCGCACGACCCAGGACGTCGAGCTCGTCCCGCTCGCGGTGGAGGACGTGCGCGTCGACACGGGCGCGCAGCTCGCGCAGACGCTCCGCATCGAGCTCCGTCTGACCGGCGGAGCCGCGCTGTCGGGCCTGTCGCTCTCCTCGCTGCGCTTCTACATCCACGGTGAGCGCAGGCTGCAGGACGACCTCCGCCTCTGGGTCGGGGCGCACGTCGACACCGTCGCGCTGGCCGCGGTGGACGCCGCGGGGCGCGACACGACGATCGCGTCGCTCCCGGCGCGCGCCGTGCGGCTCACCGGCTTCTCCGATGAAGAGTCGCTGATCCCGTACCCGAAGACGGTCTACCCGGGGTTCCGGCTCCTGCAGGAGTTCTTCACGCTCCCGCAGAAGTTCGCGTTCTTCGAGGTGACCGGCCTGCAGGCGCTCTCGGCGGAGCGGATCTCGGACCGGTTCGCGATCCTGCTGCAGTTCAGGGACGGGCTCCCGCCGGGGACGAGGATCAGCAGGGAGAACCTCCGGCTGTTCTGCTCGCCCGTCGTGAACCTGTTCGAGCACACGAGCGATCCGATCAAGCCCGAGGCCACGAAGCACGAGTACCTCTGCCGCCCGGCGGGCGCGGCGCCCGCGGCGTTCGAGATCCACAGCATCGACAAGGTCGTCGGCATCGCCCGGCGCACGAGCCAGCGCGTCGAGATCCCCTCGTTCTTCAGCTTCCAGCACGAGCTCGATCCCGAGGCCGCCGCGCGGACGATCTTCTACCAGGCGCACCTCCGCCCGGCCGCCATCGGCGACGGCATCGACATGTACCTCTCGTTCGGCTCCCCGCAGGACGCCGGGGCCCTCCCCGAGTTCGACGTGATCAGCATCGAGGCGACGAGCACGAACCGCCGCCTGCCGGCGCAGCTGAAGCTCGGCGATCTCAGGGTGCCGACGGCGACCTCGCCCGCCGTGGCGAGCTTCACCAACCTCACCGGCGTCACCGCGCCGCTCCCGCCGCCGCTCGGGCGCGAGCTGCAGTGGCGCGTGCTGGCGCACATGGCGATGAGCTACCGCTCGATCACCGAGCTCGAGGTGCTCCGGGCGACGGTCGATCTCTACAATTTCCAGGCGATCGTCGATCGTCAGGCGGCGCGCGCGAACCAGCTCCGCCTGGCCGCGATCAAGTCGATCCGGGTGCGGCCGACGGATCGGCTGTACCGGGGGGCGCCGGTGCGCGGCGTCGCGGTCGACATCGAGCTCGACGAGGGCGGGTTCGTCGGCGAGGGAGAGATGTACCTGTTCGCGAGCATCCTGAACGAGATGCTCGGGTCCTACGTCTCGCTGAACTCGTTCACGCAGCTGACGGTCACCGGCACGAATACACGCGTGGTGCACAAATGGGACCCGAAGAGCGGCAGCCTGACGCTGATCTGAGGCCGGCTGCGCCGAGGGGCGCCGCGAGCGCCGACCCCGTCGCGCTGGAGACGCTCCGGCGCTTCGCGGATACCGCGCCGCGCTTCTCGTACTACCGCCTCATCTACCTGCTCGAGCGGCTCTTCCCTGCCGCGCCGCCGGTGGGCCAGCTCGGGCCGGCGCAGGACGAGCGCATCCGGCTGCGCGGCGACCCGTCGCTCATCTTCGCCTCGAGCGACGTGAGCGAGCTCGCGCCGGTCAAGTCGGCTGACGGCGTCGAGCGCGCCCGCGTCTCGACCACGTTCCTCAGCCTGTACGGCTCGGTGTCGCCGATGCCGGCGTACTTCATCGAGCAGATCGCGCAGGCCGACTACCAGGGCGGCCCGCAGCCGATCCGAGAGCTCCTCGACGTCTTCCACCACCGGCTCCTGTCGCTGCTCTACCGCGCGTGGACCAAGTACCGCCTGCCCGTCACGTACCGCAAGCAGGGCGCCGATCCCTTCTCGCGTCGGATGCTCTGCGCGGTCGGCGTCGACGGCTTCCGCGGCTACGAGACGCCGCTCGATCGCTTCTTCTTCCTCCGCTACGCGTCGGTCCTCGCCTCGAAATCGCGCTCGGCGAGGAACCTGGAGACGGTCCTGTCCGAGATGCTCGGCAACATCGGGGTGAAGATCGAGCAGTTCGTCGGTCACTGGACGAAGATCGAGAAGCCGTTCAGAAACAAGCTCGGCGTGATGAACCATCAGCTGGGCGAGAGCCTGACGCTGGGGCGCTATGTGTTCGACGGCTCCGGCCGCTACAAGGTCGTGCTCGGCCCGGTGGGCTACGACGAGTACCTCTCCTTCTTGCCCGGGGGCCGGCGGCAGGATCTGGTCCGCGGCGTCATCGAGACGTTCACGCCGGGCATCCACGACGTGATGCTCGAGATCCACGTGGACACGGAGGAGGCGCCTCGGTTCCAGCTCGGCTCGCCGCGCGCCGCGACGCTCAAGCGCACCGCGTGGATCGGCGGATCTGCGGCGGAGCGGCTCGTGATCACGATCCCCCTCGACGACAAGCACCTCGCGGGCGGCGACGACGAGGACGACGACGATCGGGGCGAGCCCCCGCCGATGTGAGCGAGGCCGAGCGCCGCCGCCGCGGGCCGCCGGGAGGCGCGGCGGCGCTCGCGCCGTGGCGCCGTCTTGACCCGCCCTGCGCTCAGTAAACGGTGAGGCTCTGCAGCGCGGCGGTGATCTCGTCGGCGTTCGCGTCGACGTTCTCGTGGTGCACGATCTGCACGAGCAGGATGCGGCGGGGGCTCCGGAGCAGGATCTCGTGGGCGAAGGCATCCGAGACGGGCTTCGACGGGATCTTCGCCTTGACGAGGTAGCTGCGCCCCTGCGTGTTCGCCGTGGCCACGGGCGCGCGGCCGGAGAGGATCTCCGCGCCCTGCTCCTCGAGGTCCGCCTCGTAGCGCTTGAGCACGTCGGGCCACGGCTCGTCGGGGCTGTCGATGCGCTCGTAGATCGAGAACAGGAACTGCCGCGGGGACTGGTACGTGATGAAGCGGCGCTCGGGCGTGTAGTCGGCGCCGCCGACGTTCCAGTCCATCGGGCGGCTCATGCGGACGTCGCCGTTCATGAGGCCCACGCCGATCCGGCGCGGCACCCGGTCCGTCGCCGGCGCGTCGAGCGGCGGGAAGTACACCTCGAAGCTCGAGTCCTTGCTCAGGGTGCCGGCCGCGCCGTGGAGGTAGAAGACGTCGTCCTGCCTGGGGGCGGTGGGCGAGCCGCCGCAGCCGGCGAGCAGCGCGATCGCAGCCACGGCGACGCAGGCCACGCCCGCGCGCCCCGCTCCGGCGGCGAGCGGACGGCGGGCGCGGAAGGCGGGGACGTGCGCGAGCATCGGCATTCCGAGGTGCCTCATCGGGGGAACTCTAGGCCAGCGAGGGCACGCCAGCCAAATGTTCGCCGAGGAGTTTGCCCTCGGGGTGCCCGGCATTGAATGATTGCCCGGCCCGGGCAGCGCTGCGCCCGCCGATCGAGGCGGTACCCCCGTGCCGCGAGAGAGCCATGTCCAACGAAAGCATACCGAGTCGCAAGGGCGAGCCCGCCGGAGCACAGCCGGCGAGCGCGCCGAGCCCCCCCTCCACCAGCACGCGCCAGGGCCACGAGCGTCCGGCGCCGAGCCAGCGCGCGCCCCGGCGCCCCGCGCTCGCGGCGGCCTTCGCGCTTGCGCTGGGGGCCCCGGCGTGCAGCGGCATCGACGCCGGCGTGGAGTACCCGGGCGACCTGCCCGCGATCGATCGGTACCTCTTGACTCCCGAGAACGGACCCGAGGCGCCGCTCGCGCTGGGTGAGTTCAAGATCGGCCCCGAGACGTGCAGCGGCGTCGACACGCACCCGGTCACCCAGAAGCTCTCGCCCGAGGATCTCAGCCGCTTCCTCGCGGCGCAGGGCGCCGGGAGCATCACCCCGAAGCTGGCGAGGTCGAACCTGTATTGGTTCGACTTCCCCGCGCGCGACAAGTCGTTCGTCCGGCTGCGCCTTGCGGTGCTCGAGGACTCCAAGCACGCGACGCAGGATCTCCACGACGCGGTGCTGCAGCACGGGCCGGGCTGGTGGGGCGTCCGCCGCTCGAACCTCGCCGTGCTCGCGCCGAAGGCGAACCTGAGGGAAGCGATGGCGTTCGCCATCAAGTACAAGCTCGTGTGCTGGGGGGTCTTCACGTACGCGGCCAACGACGACGCGTACGTCGTCCCCGGGCCCTACGCAGAGCTGTGAGGGGAGCAGGCGGCGCGCGGGGCGGAGGCGCACGCTGCCGGCGCGCCGTCGGCAGACCTCTGCGAAGCTGGCCCCCACTCGGGGAGAACGCGTAGACTGCGCCCATGCGCCGTTACGTCTTGCTCGCCGCCGCCGTTGCCCCGATCCTCGCCGTGACCGCAGCCGTCTCCGTGCCCGGCTGCGCAGAGGAATTCGATGACGTCTGCGCGTTCCTCGAAGACACGAGCAACTGTTACGCAGATTTTCATGCCGATG
The DNA window shown above is from Sorangium aterium and carries:
- a CDS encoding type VI secretion system-associated FHA domain protein, translated to MPAALSARVSDTQANQSFDASFERFPVRIGRNQLNDLHIDRPYISQFHAAVDVRDRRILVRDLGSTNGTMFAGHRLARDTSVDVSGQPEITIGPIQIRLAIIEAPLKSESPNDGTLLGTGGDNLSALISPQKRAAPGGEDPYLRQVVPYLEAYRTAWAAVYRMIWDHLARLPPDARQSYLRRLGEEHPSVLAERDFQKISQYYGVDYRTLGELAPANAAFAALSELAGALAPGTKPPDDVAGIVNFARRLRDTMEVFLKCFVSLRDGYQEFEAEVLARDRSAETDKVANAQDAKELGTVLLTPVGGPDAARHLHEIFVDVMSHQIALLNGVMGGVRSLLVKLSPKTLEEKLERAGKKGGLFSNRYEELWKLYERRHGDYSGEDKETFREIFGEQFSRAYAATAAEDYGSSGESGGRSIVRFPGSGNPNKR
- the tssE gene encoding type VI secretion system baseplate subunit TssE, which gives rise to MAGASLLTRIAHAADPHSTERHTYRDHDLESAILTHLGHMLNTRQGSSLTCPDYGLMEVSEVLHEFPEAIGLVQRSLKNCIQTYEPRLKNVQVRHLRTDAIQSMVLEFEITAQIHFPDGRRQALRLGAAVDQSGNVRMT
- the tssD gene encoding type VI secretion system tube protein TssD, translated to MPLSAYLRLTGERQGEIRGSVTQKGREGSILVTEVFHSLVGPRDPVTGRPTGKRMHKPFIVTKDLDRSTPLLLNVLSHNESIPRWELQFYRSIAIGIEKPVFTVQLTNANISSIQFHMLNVRNPVQARAPEQEEVAFTYQKVVWIWNDGGVSAEDDWLTPR
- a CDS encoding lytic transglycosylase domain-containing protein translates to MNHTQMSLVHKIPPLVSALAFGYGVGMAAPQSAITSVQSAVSTYQLGAPRATAPVGALAAAPPPTAAPARGLDGPAAPPGGESRELWRLREAAGRDAREGAACEVDRPSFSRPPRAFSAEGSYADDVDDLDAAGAEALSKLQLPDLRLAVSRRTLKYVRFFTRTDRGRQMFETWLKRSGRYQEMIQGELRERRLPEDLLWVAMIESGFDPRAKSPVGAVGLWQFMPATGAVYGLQQTRHLDQRKNPRLATQAAAHHLRDLYLRFGSWDLALAAYNMGYEQLLDRIDRYGTSDFNELARQEAIPSETAAYVPKIGAAAIVANNLERFGFDEVAVSRPIDAAEIAVSPGTPLKTLAKAAGVGTSTLRKLNPDILGDRVPPGRGDFLVMLPSDTLARAQAALPAMLSTDVLSTDDASILDPVDLLGGRDFAPRRGSRDDESLLSLLPKPARKRAAETAETDVDDDGRPALGKRRSMRDPVAMSSLDDGPEGSSDDDAASAPPRTRAARAQSRSAREVMLYRVAPGDTLIGVARQFVIDVEDVARDNRIEPDQKLRVGALLKLRIRPDMVDRVAAGESLAAQEKDDGARDAAPRGDATRGGAKAPARERGDASGAEGRAPEAAEKKRKGRG
- a CDS encoding Hcp family type VI secretion system effector, which encodes MALQAHLQLKGVTQGPIDGSVTQKGREKTIAVISVQHQVVSPRDPATGMPSGKRQHKPFVITKELDKSTPLLYNALVTNESISEWKLKFYTPGTAASKNVGKEQNHYTVTLTNATVASIDFHMDNTRLTDGSKDRPEYERISFTYQKIEWSYDDGDGARQADDDWETPNQ